A window from Streptomyces sp. NBC_00271 encodes these proteins:
- a CDS encoding Mrp/NBP35 family ATP-binding protein → MATEDAVREALATVNDPEIQRPITELGMVKSVEIGADGAVAVTVYLTVSGCPMRETITKNVTEAVSAVEGVTRVDVTLDVMSDEQRKELASALRGGQTEREVPFAKPGSLTRVYAVASGKGGVGKSSVTVNLAAAMAADGLKVGVVDADIYGHSVPRMLGVDGRPTQVENMIMPPSAHGVKVISIGMFTPGNAPVVWRGPMLHRALQQFLADVFWGDLDVLLLDLPPGTGDIAISVAQLVPNAEILVVTTPQQAAAEVAERAGSIAVQTHQKIVGVVENMSGLPCPHCGEMVDVFGTGGGQSVADGLTRTTGASVPVLGSIPIDVRLREGGDEGKPVVLTDPESPAGSALRAIAGKLGGRQRGLSGMSLGITPRNKF, encoded by the coding sequence ATGGCTACGGAAGACGCGGTGCGCGAAGCACTGGCGACGGTGAACGACCCCGAGATCCAGCGACCCATCACCGAGCTGGGGATGGTCAAATCGGTGGAGATCGGTGCGGATGGCGCGGTCGCGGTCACCGTGTATCTGACCGTCTCCGGCTGCCCGATGCGCGAGACCATCACGAAGAACGTGACGGAGGCGGTCTCGGCGGTCGAGGGTGTCACCCGCGTCGACGTGACCCTGGACGTGATGAGCGACGAGCAGCGCAAGGAGCTGGCGAGCGCGCTGCGCGGCGGCCAGACCGAGCGCGAGGTGCCCTTCGCCAAGCCGGGCTCACTCACGCGCGTGTACGCGGTCGCCTCCGGCAAGGGCGGTGTCGGCAAGTCCTCGGTGACCGTGAACCTCGCGGCTGCGATGGCGGCCGACGGCCTCAAGGTCGGCGTGGTCGACGCGGACATCTACGGCCACTCGGTGCCCCGCATGCTCGGCGTCGACGGCCGTCCGACCCAGGTCGAGAACATGATCATGCCGCCGTCCGCGCACGGCGTGAAGGTCATCTCCATCGGCATGTTCACCCCGGGCAACGCACCGGTGGTCTGGCGCGGCCCGATGCTCCACCGCGCCCTCCAGCAGTTCCTGGCGGACGTCTTCTGGGGCGACCTGGACGTCCTGCTCCTCGACCTCCCGCCGGGCACGGGCGACATCGCGATCTCGGTGGCCCAGCTGGTCCCGAACGCGGAGATCCTGGTCGTCACCACCCCGCAGCAGGCGGCGGCCGAGGTCGCCGAGCGCGCGGGCTCCATCGCCGTCCAGACCCACCAGAAGATCGTGGGCGTGGTCGAGAACATGTCGGGCCTGCCGTGCCCGCACTGCGGCGAGATGGTCGACGTTTTCGGCACGGGCGGCGGTCAGAGCGTCGCCGACGGCCTGACCCGCACCACCGGCGCGAGCGTTCCCGTCCTCGGCTCCATCCCGATCGACGTCCGCCTCCGCGAGGGCGGCGACGAGGGCAAGCCGGTCGTGCTGACCGACCCGGAGTCCCCCGCGGGCTCCGCCCTGCGCGCCATCGCCGGCAAGCTCGGCGGCCGCCAGCGCGGCCTGTCCGGCATGTCCCTGGGCATCACCCCGAGGAACAAGTTCTAG
- a CDS encoding DUF1003 domain-containing protein has product MGPDRETRERAATGATATTRPRTRLDQPLPPRRRLVPEWDPEAFGRLSERIARFLGTGRFIVWMTVVIIVWLVWNIAAPRHLRFDPYPFIFLTLMLSLQASYAAPLILLAQNRQDDRDRVNLEQDRKQNERSIADTEYLTREIAALRMGLGEVATRDWIRSEFQDLIRELEEHRADRRVVFPAERPPRRDVGDR; this is encoded by the coding sequence ATGGGACCTGACCGCGAGACCCGCGAACGGGCCGCCACCGGGGCGACCGCCACCACCCGGCCCCGCACCCGCCTCGACCAGCCGTTGCCGCCGCGCCGCCGGCTGGTGCCCGAGTGGGACCCGGAGGCCTTCGGGCGGCTGTCGGAGCGGATCGCGCGCTTCCTCGGCACCGGACGGTTCATCGTCTGGATGACGGTCGTCATCATCGTGTGGCTGGTGTGGAACATCGCGGCACCGCGCCATCTGCGCTTCGACCCGTATCCGTTCATCTTCCTGACCCTGATGCTCTCGCTCCAGGCCTCCTACGCCGCCCCGCTGATCCTCCTCGCGCAGAACCGCCAGGACGACCGCGACCGGGTCAACCTCGAACAGGACCGCAAGCAGAACGAGCGCTCGATCGCGGACACCGAGTACCTCACCCGCGAGATCGCCGCCCTGCGCATGGGCCTCGGCGAGGTGGCCACCCGCGACTGGATCCGCTCCGAATTCCAGGACCTGATCAGGGAGCTGGAGGAACACCGCGCCGACCGCCGGGTCGTATTCCCGGCAGAACGGCCGCCGCGACGTGACGTAGGCGACCGTTGA
- a CDS encoding magnesium transporter MgtE N-terminal domain-containing protein, translating to MAAGAPRIFVSHLAGVAVFDPSGDQVGRVRDLVAMLRVGRRPPRLLGLVVELSTRRRIFLPMTRVIGIESGEVITTGVLNVRRFEQRPTERLVFGELLDRRVRLVESGEEVTVLDVSVQQRPARREWEIGRVFVRKGRSGTFRRTKGETMTVDWSAVTGFSLEEHGQGAESLLATFEQLRAADLANVLHHLSPKRRGEVAAALDDDRLADVLEELPEDDQIEILGKLKEERAADVLEAMDPDDAADLLAELPEDDVERLLMLMRPDDAADVRRLMSYEERTAGGLMTTEPIVLRPDATVADALARVRNPDLSPALAAQVYVCRPPDETPTGKYLGTVHFQRLLRDPPYTLVSSILEGDLQALAPDAALPVVAGFFATYDMVAAPVVDESGSLLGAVTVDDVLDHMLPEDWRETEFHLHEDEPQDERLDEPQDGRLREPEDGREDDRGDEEDGAEDAREGVDEGGRDGT from the coding sequence ATGGCCGCAGGCGCCCCCCGGATCTTCGTCTCGCACCTCGCCGGTGTCGCCGTCTTCGACCCCAGCGGCGACCAGGTGGGCCGCGTGCGGGACCTGGTCGCCATGCTCCGCGTCGGACGCCGCCCGCCCCGGTTGCTCGGGCTGGTCGTGGAACTCTCCACCCGGCGGCGCATCTTCCTGCCCATGACCCGTGTCATCGGCATCGAGTCCGGAGAGGTCATCACCACCGGTGTCCTGAACGTGCGCCGCTTCGAGCAGCGGCCCACCGAGCGGCTCGTCTTCGGCGAACTGCTCGACCGCCGGGTCCGGCTCGTCGAGAGCGGCGAGGAGGTGACCGTGCTCGACGTGTCCGTCCAGCAGCGGCCGGCCCGCCGGGAGTGGGAGATCGGCCGCGTCTTCGTGCGCAAGGGCCGCAGCGGGACCTTCCGGCGCACCAAGGGCGAGACGATGACCGTCGACTGGTCCGCCGTCACCGGGTTCTCGCTGGAGGAGCACGGACAGGGCGCCGAGAGCCTCCTCGCCACCTTCGAGCAGCTGCGCGCGGCCGACCTGGCCAACGTCCTGCACCACCTGTCGCCGAAACGGCGCGGGGAGGTGGCCGCCGCCCTGGACGACGACCGCCTCGCCGACGTCCTGGAGGAGCTCCCCGAGGACGACCAGATCGAGATCCTGGGCAAGCTCAAGGAGGAGCGCGCCGCCGACGTCCTGGAGGCGATGGACCCCGACGACGCGGCCGACCTGCTCGCCGAACTGCCCGAGGACGACGTGGAGCGGCTGCTGATGCTGATGCGGCCCGACGACGCGGCCGACGTACGACGGCTGATGTCGTACGAGGAGCGGACGGCCGGCGGTCTGATGACGACCGAGCCCATCGTGCTGCGGCCCGACGCCACAGTCGCCGACGCGCTCGCCCGGGTCCGCAACCCCGACCTGTCCCCGGCACTCGCCGCGCAGGTGTACGTGTGCCGCCCACCGGACGAGACACCGACCGGCAAGTACCTGGGCACGGTGCACTTCCAGCGGCTGCTGCGCGACCCGCCGTACACGCTGGTCAGCTCGATCCTCGAAGGCGATCTGCAGGCGCTCGCGCCGGACGCGGCGCTGCCCGTCGTCGCGGGCTTCTTCGCCACGTACGACATGGTCGCGGCGCCCGTCGTCGACGAGAGCGGCTCACTGCTCGGCGCGGTGACCGTGGACGACGTGCTGGACCACATGCTGCCGGAGGACTGGCGCGAGACCGAGTTCCATCTGCACGAGGACGAACCGCAGGACGAACGTCTGGACGAACCTCAGGACGGGCGCCTGCGCGAACCCGAGGACGGCCGCGAGGACGACCGGGGAGACGAGGAAGACGGCGCGGAAGACGCCCGTGAAGGCGTGGACGAAGGGGGGCGCGATGGGACCTGA
- a CDS encoding magnesium and cobalt transport protein CorA produces the protein MSMIRDLRAAVRPRPSLRKDSGSYDHTRAPGTNSAVVDCAVYRDGARVQTPEPLTPQEAMRLVHRDGGFVWIGLHEPTEAEFAGIAGEFGLHPLAVEDAVQAHQRPKLERYDDSLFTVFKTIHYVEHDELTATSEIVETGEVMCFTGRDFFITVRHGGQGSLRALRHRLQDDPELLAKGPSAVLHAIADHVVDGYIAVADAVQDDIDEVETEVFSPGRKGTPRGTDAGRIYQLKREVLEFKRAVSPLLRPMQLLSERPMRLIDPDIQKYFRDVADHLARVQEQVLGFDELLNSILQANLAQASVTQNEDMRKITSWAAIIAVPTMVCGVYGMNFDHMPELHWKFGYPLVLGATVGMCLSIHRILKRNGWL, from the coding sequence ATGTCGATGATTCGTGACCTGCGTGCCGCGGTCCGTCCCCGTCCCTCGCTGCGCAAGGACAGTGGCTCGTACGACCACACCCGCGCCCCCGGGACCAACTCCGCCGTGGTCGACTGCGCCGTCTACCGCGACGGCGCCCGCGTCCAGACCCCCGAGCCGCTGACGCCCCAGGAGGCGATGCGGCTGGTGCACCGCGACGGCGGTTTCGTGTGGATCGGTCTGCACGAGCCCACGGAGGCCGAATTCGCCGGTATCGCGGGCGAGTTCGGGCTGCATCCGCTGGCCGTCGAGGACGCCGTCCAGGCCCACCAGCGACCCAAGCTGGAGCGCTACGACGACTCCCTGTTCACCGTCTTCAAGACCATCCACTACGTCGAGCACGACGAGCTCACCGCCACCAGCGAGATCGTGGAGACCGGCGAGGTCATGTGCTTCACCGGGCGGGACTTCTTCATCACCGTCCGGCACGGCGGGCAGGGCTCGCTGCGGGCGCTGCGGCACCGGCTGCAGGACGACCCCGAGCTGCTCGCCAAGGGCCCCTCCGCCGTGTTGCACGCCATCGCCGACCACGTCGTCGACGGGTACATCGCGGTCGCGGACGCCGTGCAGGACGACATCGACGAGGTGGAGACCGAGGTCTTCTCGCCGGGCCGCAAGGGCACCCCGCGCGGCACGGACGCCGGCCGCATCTACCAACTCAAGCGCGAGGTGCTGGAGTTCAAGCGGGCCGTATCCCCGCTGCTGCGCCCCATGCAGCTGCTGAGCGAGCGCCCGATGCGGCTGATCGACCCGGACATCCAGAAGTACTTCCGCGACGTCGCCGACCACCTCGCCCGCGTCCAGGAGCAGGTCCTCGGCTTCGACGAACTGCTCAACTCCATCCTCCAGGCCAACCTCGCGCAGGCGTCCGTGACGCAGAACGAGGACATGCGCAAGATCACTTCCTGGGCCGCGATCATCGCCGTACCGACGATGGTCTGTGGCGTGTACGGCATGAACTTCGACCACATGCCGGAGCTGCACTGGAAGTTCGGCTACCCGCTGGTGCTGGGCGCCACGGTCGGGATGTGTCTGTCGATCCACCGGATCCTGAAGCGCAACGGCTGGCTCTGA
- a CDS encoding suppressor of fused domain protein: MADVLPLVEARLRSALGEPDARAAVTFLGTDRIEVLRFTEGDVVRYATLGMSAQPMADPTAVLADPVKGPRAELVLSVRPGVADTDKVLRPLAVLAASPQVEGLIVAPGASLDVGGALWPGAPFTSVLVAESGGLVEDLELDAPADPVRFLPLLPMTPNEAAWKRVHGAGALQERWLNGGTDLRDPSRRSVPLD; the protein is encoded by the coding sequence ATGGCTGATGTTCTTCCTTTGGTCGAGGCCCGGTTGCGCTCTGCGCTGGGCGAACCCGACGCCCGGGCCGCGGTCACCTTCCTCGGTACCGACCGTATCGAAGTGCTGCGCTTCACGGAGGGTGACGTCGTCCGCTACGCCACGCTCGGTATGTCCGCCCAGCCGATGGCGGACCCCACGGCGGTCCTCGCCGACCCGGTGAAGGGCCCGCGCGCGGAGCTGGTCCTGTCCGTCCGCCCCGGTGTCGCCGACACCGACAAGGTGCTCCGCCCGCTCGCCGTGCTCGCCGCGTCCCCGCAGGTCGAGGGGCTGATCGTGGCCCCCGGCGCCTCGCTCGACGTGGGCGGGGCGCTGTGGCCCGGCGCGCCGTTCACCTCGGTCCTGGTCGCGGAGTCCGGTGGCCTGGTCGAGGACCTGGAGCTGGACGCGCCCGCCGATCCCGTACGGTTCCTGCCGCTGCTCCCGATGACGCCGAACGAGGCCGCCTGGAAGCGTGTGCACGGCGCCGGGGCCCTTCAGGAACGCTGGCTGAACGGCGGAACGGACCTGCGCGATCCCTCGCGCAGGTCCGTTCCGCTGGACTGA
- a CDS encoding MFS transporter, with protein sequence MTNTTGGPAEGDTFDAGAGSILRQPKAVWATAGASVVAFMGIGLVDPILPSIAKGLDATPSQVSLLFTSYFLITAVAMLVTGFVSSRIGGKKTLLLGLALVVVFAGLAGTSGSVGELVGFRAGWGLGNALFVSTALAVIVGAAAGGSAAAILLYESALGLGMACGPLLGALLGNASWRYPFFGTAFLMAVGFLCITVFLKEQPRPAKKTSLLDPIKALGHGGLASAAVSAFFYNYTFFTVLAFTPFVLNMTPYKSGAVFFCWGLLLAVFSVIVAPRMQARFGSLKVLGGSLVLLAADVLVLGYGNHTAAVVCTILSGAFIGVNNTVYTELALGVSDAPRPVASAGYNFVRWFAAAAAPYFAPKIEEWSDIHIPFVVAAITAVIGAVVVFARRNALSHEAEELQPKHATEDSVAVFAN encoded by the coding sequence ATGACCAACACCACGGGAGGTCCCGCCGAGGGGGACACATTCGACGCCGGCGCGGGCAGCATCCTGCGGCAGCCGAAGGCCGTCTGGGCGACCGCCGGCGCATCCGTCGTCGCCTTCATGGGCATCGGGCTCGTCGACCCGATCCTGCCCTCCATCGCCAAGGGCCTGGACGCGACCCCGAGTCAGGTCTCGCTGCTGTTCACCTCGTACTTCCTGATCACCGCGGTCGCGATGCTGGTGACCGGCTTCGTCTCCAGCCGCATCGGCGGCAAGAAGACCCTGCTGCTCGGCCTCGCGCTCGTCGTGGTCTTCGCGGGGCTCGCGGGCACGTCGGGCTCGGTCGGCGAACTCGTCGGCTTCCGGGCCGGCTGGGGTCTGGGCAACGCGCTGTTCGTCTCCACCGCCCTCGCCGTCATCGTCGGCGCGGCGGCCGGCGGCAGCGCCGCGGCGATCCTGCTCTACGAGTCCGCGCTCGGCCTCGGCATGGCGTGCGGGCCGCTGCTCGGCGCCCTGCTCGGCAACGCCAGCTGGCGCTACCCCTTCTTCGGCACCGCGTTCCTGATGGCGGTCGGCTTCCTGTGCATCACGGTGTTCCTGAAGGAGCAGCCGAGGCCCGCGAAGAAGACCTCACTGCTCGACCCGATCAAGGCGCTCGGCCACGGCGGCCTCGCCTCGGCGGCCGTGTCGGCGTTCTTCTACAACTACACGTTCTTCACCGTGCTCGCCTTCACCCCGTTCGTGCTGAACATGACCCCCTACAAGTCGGGCGCCGTGTTCTTCTGCTGGGGCCTGCTGCTCGCCGTCTTCTCGGTGATCGTGGCGCCGCGGATGCAGGCGCGGTTCGGCTCGCTCAAGGTGCTGGGCGGCTCCCTGGTCCTGCTCGCCGCCGACGTGCTCGTGCTCGGGTACGGCAACCACACCGCGGCCGTGGTCTGCACGATCCTGTCGGGCGCCTTCATCGGCGTGAACAACACCGTCTACACCGAGTTGGCGCTCGGCGTGTCGGACGCGCCGCGCCCGGTGGCGAGCGCCGGCTACAACTTCGTCCGGTGGTTCGCCGCCGCGGCCGCGCCCTACTTCGCGCCGAAGATCGAGGAGTGGAGCGACATCCACATCCCGTTCGTGGTCGCCGCGATCACCGCCGTGATCGGAGCGGTCGTGGTGTTCGCACGCCGGAACGCGCTCTCCCACGAGGCCGAGGAGCTCCAGCCGAAGCACGCCACCGAGGACAGTGTGGCCGTGTTCGCCAACTGA
- a CDS encoding DUF6758 family protein: MRGEPSCPKCGGRVRAPGLFADSWQCDAHGAVYPLQPVIPPSVEALGVVVHRAQVPVWMPWPLPVGWLFTGAAFAGDDRSGGRATAVACSGPGPLGGIGELILVAEELGVGLGARYAGIDGPDPGPYMNVEKPPQAKVLAAGRPTPLWHVAGSPDDRAVFAGEALGLWVWAVVWPEQSGLLMYDELVLTDLRDAGAEVDLLPCGALSPRILEP; the protein is encoded by the coding sequence ATGAGGGGCGAACCCAGTTGCCCGAAGTGTGGTGGCCGGGTCAGGGCTCCCGGCCTCTTTGCCGACTCCTGGCAGTGCGATGCGCATGGGGCCGTGTATCCGCTGCAGCCCGTGATCCCGCCCAGCGTCGAGGCCCTCGGTGTCGTGGTGCACCGTGCCCAGGTGCCGGTGTGGATGCCGTGGCCGCTGCCGGTCGGCTGGCTGTTCACCGGCGCTGCCTTCGCCGGTGACGATCGCAGCGGAGGGCGCGCGACGGCCGTGGCCTGTTCGGGCCCCGGACCGCTCGGCGGCATAGGGGAGCTGATCCTCGTCGCCGAGGAGCTCGGCGTCGGTCTCGGCGCGCGGTACGCGGGCATCGACGGACCCGACCCGGGGCCGTACATGAACGTCGAGAAACCACCCCAGGCGAAGGTCCTCGCGGCCGGCCGCCCGACCCCGCTCTGGCATGTGGCCGGCAGTCCCGACGACCGTGCCGTCTTCGCGGGCGAGGCGCTGGGGCTGTGGGTGTGGGCGGTGGTGTGGCCCGAGCAGTCGGGGCTGCTGATGTACGACGAGCTGGTGCTGACGGATCTGCGGGATGCGGGGGCGGAGGTGGATCTGTTGCCGTGCGGGGCGTTGTCGCCACGGATCCTGGAGCCGTAG
- a CDS encoding PHP domain-containing protein — protein MRIDLHTHSTASDGTDTPAELVRNAGAAGLDVVALTDHDTTRGYAEALAALPEGLTLVTGAELSCRLDGISMHMLAYLFDPEEPGLLAERELVRDDRVPRARAMVAKLQELGVPVTWEQVARIAGDGSVGRPHVASALVELGVVDSVSDAFTPDWLADGGRAYVPKHETDPFEAIRLVKAAGGMTVFAHPAAAKRGRTVPESAIADLAAAGLDGIEVDHMDHEPATRARLRGLAADLGLLATGSSDYHGSRKTCVLGEFTTDPEVYGEITRRATGAFPVPGAGGA, from the coding sequence GTGCGCATCGATCTGCACACCCACTCCACCGCCTCCGACGGTACGGACACCCCCGCCGAGCTGGTGCGCAACGCCGGCGCCGCCGGTCTCGACGTCGTCGCGCTGACCGATCACGACACGACCCGCGGGTATGCGGAGGCGCTGGCCGCGCTGCCCGAGGGGCTCACCCTCGTCACGGGCGCCGAGCTCTCCTGCCGCCTCGACGGCATCAGCATGCACATGCTGGCCTACCTCTTCGACCCCGAGGAGCCCGGGCTGCTCGCCGAGCGCGAGCTGGTGCGCGACGACCGCGTGCCGCGCGCCCGGGCCATGGTCGCCAAGCTCCAGGAGCTCGGTGTGCCGGTCACCTGGGAGCAGGTCGCGCGCATCGCGGGCGACGGATCCGTCGGGCGACCGCACGTCGCCTCCGCCCTGGTCGAGCTGGGGGTCGTGGACAGCGTCTCCGACGCCTTCACGCCGGACTGGCTGGCCGACGGCGGGCGGGCCTACGTACCCAAGCACGAGACCGACCCCTTCGAGGCGATCCGCCTCGTCAAGGCCGCGGGCGGCATGACCGTGTTCGCGCACCCGGCCGCCGCCAAGCGCGGCCGGACCGTGCCGGAGTCCGCGATCGCCGACCTGGCCGCCGCCGGGCTCGACGGCATCGAGGTGGACCACATGGACCACGAGCCGGCCACCCGCGCCCGGCTGCGCGGCCTCGCCGCCGACCTGGGACTGCTCGCCACCGGATCCAGCGACTACCACGGCAGCCGCAAGACCTGCGTGCTCGGGGAGTTCACCACCGACCCCGAGGTGTACGGCGAGATCACCCGGCGTGCGACCGGGGCGTTCCCCGTCCCGGGCGCCGGCGGAGCCTGA
- a CDS encoding MarC family protein, producing MFDVAVFGSLFLTLFVIMDPPGITPIFLALTAGRPAKVQRRMALQAVCVAGGVIAVFGLLGHQILDYLHVSVPALMIAGGLLLLLIALDLLTGKTDEPKQTKDVNVALVPLGMPLLAGPGAIVSVILAVQKADTVASQVSVWVAILAIHVVLWVVMRYSLLIIRVIKDGGVVLVTRLAGMMLSAIAVQQIINGITQVIRAS from the coding sequence ATGTTCGACGTCGCCGTCTTCGGCTCCCTCTTCCTCACGCTCTTCGTCATCATGGATCCCCCCGGGATCACCCCGATCTTCCTCGCGCTCACCGCGGGACGCCCCGCCAAGGTGCAGAGGCGGATGGCCCTCCAGGCCGTCTGCGTGGCCGGCGGAGTGATCGCCGTCTTCGGCCTCCTCGGCCACCAGATCCTCGACTACCTGCATGTGTCCGTGCCCGCGCTGATGATCGCGGGCGGGCTGCTGCTCCTGCTGATCGCCCTCGACCTGCTGACCGGCAAGACCGACGAGCCCAAGCAGACCAAGGACGTCAACGTCGCCCTCGTACCGCTCGGCATGCCGCTGCTCGCGGGGCCCGGCGCGATCGTGTCGGTGATCCTCGCGGTCCAGAAGGCCGACACCGTCGCCTCCCAGGTGTCCGTGTGGGTCGCGATCCTCGCCATCCACGTCGTCCTGTGGGTGGTCATGCGCTACTCGCTGCTGATCATCCGCGTCATCAAGGACGGCGGTGTCGTGCTGGTGACCCGGCTCGCGGGCATGATGCTGTCCGCGATCGCCGTGCAGCAGATCATCAACGGGATCACCCAGGTGATCCGGGCGAGCTGA
- a CDS encoding NYN domain-containing protein, with amino-acid sequence MEVMNDDHAALGARIDRTNELLQRMLAEVAKTPSTHAIFVDAGYLYAAAGRLVAGTEDRRAFDLDAEGLIDALIDRARTIFADSRLLRVYWYDGARRRIHTAEQQSIAELPDVKVRLGNLNANNQQKGVDSLIRSDLESLARHRAISDAALLGGDEDLVSAVEAAQGYGARVHLWGIEAPEGRNQAEPLLWEVDSQRTFDLEFFKPYVSRRTSATYDPTAASRPTREDVRFVGAQIAAKWLAARGREALVELLPGHPYLPGSVDQDLLVEAEGLLQYSLRGQADLRRALRDGFWEHLQAQY; translated from the coding sequence ATGGAGGTGATGAACGACGACCACGCGGCGCTCGGCGCCCGCATCGACCGCACGAACGAGCTGCTCCAGCGCATGCTCGCCGAGGTGGCGAAGACGCCCTCGACCCATGCGATCTTCGTCGACGCCGGATACCTGTACGCGGCCGCGGGCCGGCTCGTCGCCGGGACCGAGGACCGCCGCGCCTTCGACCTCGATGCCGAAGGCCTCATCGACGCGCTCATCGACAGGGCCCGCACCATCTTCGCCGACAGCAGGCTGCTGCGCGTCTACTGGTACGACGGCGCACGCCGCCGTATCCACACCGCGGAGCAGCAGTCGATCGCCGAACTCCCGGACGTGAAGGTCCGGTTGGGTAACCTCAACGCCAACAACCAGCAAAAGGGCGTCGATTCCCTCATCCGCTCCGACCTGGAGTCCCTCGCCCGGCACCGTGCCATCAGCGACGCCGCGCTGCTCGGCGGCGACGAGGACCTGGTGTCGGCGGTCGAGGCGGCGCAGGGGTACGGGGCGCGGGTCCACCTCTGGGGCATCGAGGCGCCCGAGGGCCGCAACCAGGCCGAGCCGCTGCTGTGGGAGGTCGACAGCCAGCGCACGTTCGACCTCGAATTCTTCAAGCCCTACGTGTCCCGGCGCACCTCCGCGACCTACGACCCGACGGCGGCGAGCCGGCCCACCCGCGAGGACGTGCGGTTCGTGGGCGCGCAGATCGCCGCGAAGTGGCTGGCCGCGCGGGGGCGCGAGGCGCTGGTGGAGCTGCTGCCCGGCCACCCCTACCTGCCCGGCTCGGTCGACCAGGATCTGCTGGTCGAGGCCGAGGGGCTGCTGCAGTACTCCCTGCGGGGCCAGGCGGACCTGCGCCGCGCGCTCCGCGACGGCTTCTGGGAGCACTTGCAGGCGCAGTACTAG
- a CDS encoding alpha/beta fold hydrolase: protein MSRPPSFAPPAGVRAYRLRTARGEFAALDAAPQAQLKGTVLLLPGFTGSKEDFIALHEPLAARGYRTVAVDGRGQYESDGPEHDESAYAQAELAQDVLAQAAAVGTPVHLVGHSLGGLVARAAVLLDPAPFASLTLMASGPAQISTSQQQRVKLLRDALAVMDMAQVWDAIQAMEPPEEIDTADLDGGLDDREDLRRRWLLTRPAQLIATGRQLCTEPDRVAELAAVRLPKHVLSGAFDDTWPVALLDDMAVRLKARRTVVPGAEHSPNTDQPEQTALALAKFWDQTQE from the coding sequence ATGAGCAGGCCCCCCTCCTTCGCGCCGCCCGCCGGTGTCCGTGCCTACCGTCTCCGCACCGCCCGCGGCGAGTTCGCCGCGCTCGACGCCGCGCCGCAGGCGCAGCTGAAGGGAACCGTACTGCTGCTGCCGGGTTTCACCGGCAGCAAGGAAGACTTCATCGCGCTGCACGAGCCGCTCGCGGCGCGCGGGTACCGTACCGTCGCCGTGGACGGCCGCGGGCAGTACGAGAGCGACGGTCCCGAGCACGACGAATCGGCTTACGCGCAGGCCGAGTTGGCGCAGGACGTGCTCGCCCAGGCGGCAGCCGTCGGCACCCCCGTGCACCTCGTCGGTCACTCCCTCGGCGGACTGGTCGCCCGCGCCGCCGTCCTCCTCGACCCGGCCCCCTTCGCCTCACTCACCCTCATGGCCTCGGGCCCCGCCCAGATCTCCACCTCCCAGCAACAGCGCGTCAAACTGCTCCGGGACGCCCTCGCCGTGATGGACATGGCCCAGGTGTGGGACGCCATCCAGGCGATGGAACCGCCGGAGGAGATCGACACCGCCGATCTCGACGGTGGGCTGGACGACCGCGAGGACCTGCGGCGCCGCTGGCTGCTCACCCGACCGGCCCAACTGATCGCGACCGGCCGGCAACTGTGCACGGAGCCCGACCGCGTCGCCGAGTTGGCCGCCGTACGCCTGCCCAAGCATGTGCTGTCCGGCGCGTTCGACGACACCTGGCCGGTGGCGCTCCTGGACGACATGGCCGTACGTCTCAAGGCCCGGCGCACGGTCGTACCGGGAGCCGAGCACTCCCCGAACACGGACCAGCCCGAGCAGACGGCCCTCGCCCTCGCCAAGTTCTGGGATCAGACGCAGGAGTGA